The Pseudomonadota bacterium genome has a window encoding:
- a CDS encoding ABC transporter ATP-binding protein, which translates to MISIRNLAVNLGQFQLAHITLDIKENEFFVLMGPTGAGKSVLLEAIAGLVPISSGSIRLGAREISNLPPEERGISIVYQDYALFPHLSVQQNIVYGLRFHRTARDNSGSRIRNLIDILDLGSLLDRFPGTLSGGEQQRVALARALAIDPAVLLLDEPLAALDPRFREDLRQHLKTLHQNTHTTFFMVTHDFAEAISLAGRAAVMNHGCLEQVGSIQEIFQRPSSPFVADFVGMKNLYAARFSGTAAIIDGISLELGHPNTSPSGYVAIRPEDIVLSREPLVSSIQNSLKGTVKAVQPLGFHYEIEILVEQVSFKALITKQALFDLQLHEGSETVVSFKATAVHQLPGSSA; encoded by the coding sequence ATGATCAGTATCCGTAACCTGGCGGTCAATCTGGGGCAATTTCAGCTGGCCCATATCACGCTGGATATTAAGGAAAACGAATTTTTTGTCCTCATGGGACCGACGGGAGCCGGCAAGAGCGTCTTACTGGAGGCCATTGCCGGCCTGGTGCCGATTTCAAGCGGCAGTATAAGGCTGGGTGCGCGGGAGATCAGCAATCTGCCGCCGGAGGAGCGGGGCATCAGCATCGTCTATCAGGATTATGCTCTTTTCCCCCACCTTAGTGTACAACAAAATATTGTCTACGGTCTTCGCTTTCACCGAACAGCCCGGGATAATTCCGGATCCCGTATCCGCAATTTGATTGATATTCTGGATCTCGGTTCCTTGCTTGATCGTTTCCCCGGAACCTTGAGCGGCGGCGAGCAGCAGCGGGTGGCCCTGGCCCGGGCTCTGGCGATTGACCCGGCGGTGTTGCTGCTCGATGAACCTCTGGCTGCCCTCGACCCCCGGTTTCGGGAAGATCTGCGCCAGCATTTGAAAACTTTGCACCAGAACACCCACACCACTTTTTTCATGGTTACCCATGACTTTGCTGAAGCGATATCGCTGGCCGGCCGGGCAGCGGTGATGAATCATGGATGTCTGGAACAAGTCGGTTCCATCCAGGAGATTTTTCAACGGCCGTCATCGCCTTTTGTGGCGGATTTTGTCGGCATGAAGAACCTTTATGCCGCCCGGTTCAGCGGGACAGCCGCAATTATTGACGGTATTTCCCTGGAACTGGGTCATCCCAATACCTCACCCTCCGGCTATGTAGCCATCCGGCCGGAGGACATTGTCCTCAGCCGGGAACCGTTGGTTTCCAGTATCCAGAATTCATTGAAAGGAACGGTAAAAGCTGTTCAGCCATTGGGATTTCATTATGAAATTGAGATCCTGGTTGAGCAGGTTTCGTTCAAGGCCCTGATCACCAAGCAAGCTCTTTTTGACTTGCAGCTCCATGAAGGAAGTGAAACGGTAGTTTCCTTTAAAGCCACGGCAGTTCATCAGCTTCCCGGCTCTTCTGCCTGA
- a CDS encoding ABC transporter permease, with protein MALVKKEPFFWITISCGLVIMAFILLPLVEMVTAPSAAVLKETIQDKEVLRSIWLSLYTAGAAALISVIIGTPFAYLLARTTFPGKNLVEAIIDIPIIIPHPVVGIALLSIAGRNYWLGKVFNALGIRIMGSVTGIIMVLTFVGLPFYLNAAREGFAAISPRLESVSRSLGASQVRTFFHITLPLAWRSILIGVVMCSARAISEFGAVVIIAYHPMIAPVLIYERFESMGLKYSQPVAVWLISLCLLLFLLLRVLTLHQKRSV; from the coding sequence ATGGCATTGGTAAAGAAAGAGCCTTTTTTCTGGATAACTATTTCCTGTGGCTTGGTCATTATGGCTTTTATCCTGCTGCCGCTGGTGGAGATGGTCACGGCGCCAAGCGCCGCCGTGCTGAAAGAAACCATCCAGGATAAAGAGGTCCTGCGGTCAATCTGGTTGAGTCTCTATACCGCCGGGGCTGCCGCCCTGATTTCGGTGATCATCGGCACCCCGTTTGCCTACCTGTTGGCCCGCACTACTTTTCCCGGCAAAAACCTGGTTGAAGCTATAATTGATATTCCCATTATCATTCCTCATCCGGTGGTCGGCATCGCTCTGCTCAGCATCGCCGGTCGTAATTACTGGCTTGGCAAGGTTTTCAACGCTCTGGGCATCAGGATTATGGGCAGTGTTACCGGCATTATCATGGTTCTGACTTTTGTCGGTCTGCCCTTTTATCTCAATGCCGCTCGTGAAGGGTTTGCTGCCATTTCCCCACGTCTGGAGTCCGTTTCCCGGAGTCTGGGAGCGTCACAGGTCCGTACTTTTTTCCATATTACCCTGCCCCTGGCCTGGCGCAGCATCCTGATCGGGGTGGTCATGTGCTCTGCCCGGGCAATCAGTGAATTCGGGGCCGTAGTCATTATCGCTTACCATCCGATGATTGCCCCGGTATTAATCTATGAACGTTTTGAATCCATGGGCTTGAAATATTCTCAACCGGTGGCTGTCTGGCTGATTTCTCTCTGTCTGCTACTTTTTTTACTGCTCAGGGTTTTGACCCTGCATCAGAAACGTTCTGTTTGA
- a CDS encoding galactose-1-phosphate uridylyltransferase has protein sequence MNQTALTPLAFQKREITARIIEPDGSPAKKPIEIRTDPVTGRNCRITFARAKEAESGESLFPEPPPGANHTASCPFCRPQLYKRTPMLAAGLAESPRLEYGEAVLFPNLFPYGRYSAVSVFDNHHFVEIGTASPKSYADCFINCSHYLKKVQATDNEAVYLAITQNHLPSAGGSLIHPHLQVHADRIPANISKFLKQCTADYYAKTGHLLFSDYLVHEQEDANRLIGRTGDWHWLAAFAPEGFYEIWAILPGVVSLQEMNENHWHDLAAGVINTQKFYRSLNHNGYNLGLSAVEQENSRLEMRLRILVRSNFDQWSRNDHTGFEVMLGDMATFSSPEQTAEMAGKFWQKK, from the coding sequence ATGAATCAGACGGCACTGACCCCACTGGCATTTCAGAAACGAGAAATTACCGCCAGGATCATCGAGCCCGACGGTAGTCCGGCAAAAAAACCCATTGAAATCCGCACTGATCCGGTTACCGGCAGAAACTGCCGGATTACCTTTGCCAGAGCTAAAGAGGCGGAATCAGGAGAGTCATTATTCCCTGAACCACCTCCGGGCGCTAACCATACCGCTTCATGTCCATTCTGCCGCCCTCAATTGTATAAAAGAACGCCCATGCTGGCAGCCGGTCTGGCGGAATCTCCACGACTTGAATACGGCGAAGCGGTTCTTTTCCCCAACCTTTTTCCCTATGGCCGGTATTCCGCCGTCAGCGTCTTCGACAACCATCACTTTGTGGAAATCGGCACCGCTTCCCCAAAGTCCTATGCTGACTGTTTTATCAACTGCAGCCATTACCTCAAAAAGGTTCAGGCAACTGACAATGAAGCGGTTTACCTGGCCATCACCCAGAACCACCTGCCTTCAGCAGGCGGATCGCTGATCCATCCCCATCTCCAGGTCCACGCGGACCGGATTCCCGCTAATATTTCCAAATTTCTTAAACAATGTACTGCGGATTATTATGCAAAAACCGGCCACCTGCTTTTTTCGGATTATCTCGTCCACGAACAGGAAGACGCAAACAGGCTGATAGGCCGGACCGGAGACTGGCATTGGCTGGCGGCTTTTGCCCCCGAAGGTTTTTATGAAATCTGGGCCATCCTGCCCGGCGTGGTTTCCCTGCAGGAAATGAATGAAAACCACTGGCACGATCTGGCTGCCGGGGTCATCAACACCCAGAAATTTTATCGAAGTCTTAACCACAACGGCTATAACCTGGGGCTGTCAGCCGTTGAGCAGGAAAACAGCCGGCTCGAAATGCGACTCAGAATCCTGGTGAGGTCAAATTTTGACCAATGGTCCAGAAACGACCATACCGGCTTTGAAGTCATGCTGGGAGATATGGCAACTTTCAGCTCCCCGGAGCAGACCGCAGAAATGGCCGGAAAATTCTGGCAGAAAAAATAG
- a CDS encoding DUF364 domain-containing protein — MNDPLELLINRYGFDPASIREIVSGSKYCAVVLDDGHLGVCATLGNLVETEPRSLSNPDLGKNSHRIVINAYFNARLNPKADCINNKDILDIADFREYDSPVMIGLFKPVVKRLKEIDVRLAIFDPRHDPEENEGLLPEQLQEEYLRQADAVILSATTIFNRSFSQVVAKTKDSCDIFVLGPSTPLAAELFQHHNVRALFGTVFEPDDQRVLEVIKAGKGTRSFIKFASKSVLEK, encoded by the coding sequence ATGAATGATCCACTGGAATTATTAATCAACCGCTACGGTTTTGATCCCGCATCCATCAGGGAGATAGTCAGCGGCAGCAAATATTGCGCTGTTGTTTTAGATGATGGCCACCTGGGAGTCTGCGCGACCCTCGGCAACCTGGTGGAAACCGAGCCTCGATCGTTGAGTAATCCGGACCTGGGAAAAAACAGCCACCGGATTGTTATCAATGCCTATTTCAATGCCCGGCTGAATCCGAAAGCCGACTGTATTAATAATAAGGATATTCTGGACATAGCTGATTTCCGTGAATACGACTCGCCGGTGATGATCGGACTTTTTAAACCGGTAGTCAAGAGGCTAAAGGAAATTGATGTCCGCCTGGCAATTTTCGATCCCCGGCATGATCCGGAGGAGAATGAAGGTCTGCTGCCCGAGCAGCTGCAGGAAGAATACCTGCGGCAGGCGGACGCGGTGATTCTTTCGGCTACGACCATTTTTAACCGGTCTTTCAGCCAGGTAGTTGCCAAAACGAAAGATTCCTGCGATATTTTTGTTCTTGGACCGTCCACTCCACTGGCTGCTGAGTTGTTTCAACATCACAATGTTCGCGCCCTGTTCGGGACGGTTTTTGAACCCGATGATCAGCGGGTGCTTGAGGTTATCAAAGCCGGGAAGGGGACCAGGAGTTTCATCAAGTTTGCCAGTAAGTCGGTTTTGGAAAAATAG
- the wtpA gene encoding tungstate ABC transporter substrate-binding protein WtpA, with amino-acid sequence MFLLKKSFYFIFICFLGVFLVLPVAAVAQPAGKLIIFHAGSLTVPMVSIERAFESRYPQVDVLREAAGSQKCARKISELKKPCDIMASADYKVIDKLLVPEFATWNIRFASNRMVLCYTDTSAYAGRISPANWYKIIDRPDASWGHADPNVDPCGYRSLMVLQLAEDYYRKPGLANRLLKNRPLVNIRPKSVELISLLQTGNMDYAWEYRSVAIQHGLRYLELPAAVNLGDYRHDNDYRQAVVTVTGKKPGTTMDIRGKSITYGVTMINNAPNREAAEAFMAFFLSPEGGLQILKTAGQPPLDPPRVAGQDDFKQLTPALKKLVTVGQ; translated from the coding sequence ATGTTTTTACTGAAAAAAAGTTTTTATTTTATTTTTATTTGTTTTCTGGGTGTTTTTCTTGTCCTGCCGGTTGCAGCTGTTGCCCAGCCGGCCGGTAAACTGATTATCTTTCATGCTGGCAGTTTGACGGTTCCCATGGTATCCATTGAGCGGGCGTTTGAATCCCGTTACCCCCAGGTTGATGTCCTGCGGGAAGCCGCCGGCAGTCAGAAATGCGCCCGCAAGATTTCTGAGCTGAAAAAACCGTGTGATATCATGGCTTCAGCGGACTATAAGGTGATTGACAAATTACTGGTTCCGGAATTTGCCACCTGGAACATCAGGTTTGCCAGCAATCGGATGGTCCTCTGTTATACTGATACCAGTGCTTATGCCGGGCGGATCTCTCCGGCCAACTGGTATAAGATTATTGACCGTCCGGATGCGTCCTGGGGACATGCTGATCCCAACGTCGACCCCTGCGGCTATCGCTCCCTGATGGTTTTGCAGTTGGCGGAGGATTACTACCGGAAACCGGGGTTGGCAAATCGTTTACTGAAAAATCGTCCTTTGGTAAACATCCGGCCAAAATCCGTTGAGCTGATCTCACTGCTGCAGACTGGAAATATGGATTATGCCTGGGAATATCGGTCGGTGGCCATACAGCATGGCTTGCGTTATCTTGAATTACCGGCTGCTGTCAACCTGGGAGACTACCGGCATGACAATGACTACCGGCAGGCCGTGGTGACCGTAACCGGCAAAAAGCCCGGAACCACCATGGACATCAGGGGCAAGTCGATTACCTATGGAGTTACCATGATTAATAATGCTCCCAACCGTGAGGCGGCCGAAGCGTTCATGGCCTTTTTCCTGAGTCCCGAGGGAGGCTTGCAGATTCTCAAAACCGCTGGCCAGCCGCCTCTTGATCCGCCCCGGGTTGCCGGTCAGGATGATTTTAAACAACTTACCCCGGCATTGAAAAAACTGGTGACTGTCGGACAATAG